The Thermodesulfobacteriota bacterium DNA segment TAGAATGGGGAAGCTGCTCGGAGTGAACATCGACCACGTGGCGACGCTGCGGCAGGCCCGTCGGGGGCGGGACCCCGAGCCGGCTGCGGCGGCCGCGATCGCGGAGCTCCACGGCGCGGACGGGATCACGGTCCACCTCCGGGAAGACCGGAGGCATATCCAGGACCGGGACCTTCACGTGCTCAAGGAAGTCGTGACCACGCGGATCAACCTGGAGATGGCGGCAACGGGGGAGATGGCGCGGATCGCCCTCGACCTCAAGCCGCATTCCGCCACGCTGGTGCCTGAGAAGCGCGAAGAGGTCACCACGGAAGGGGGTCTCGACGTGGCCGCGCAGATCGACTCCCTCTCCGGGACGATCGAGGCGCTCCGGAAGGCGGGCATCGTCGTCAGCCTGTTCATCGACCCCGAGCCGGAGCAGGTCCGCGCCTCCCGGCGCGCCGGGGCGGACGCGATCGAGATCCACACGGGCGCATACTGCGGCGCCTTCCGGGACGGAAGGACGGACGCCGAGCTCTCGAGGATCCGTACGGCGGCGGCGTACGCCGGGTCGCTCGGCCTTCGGGTGCTCGCGGGGCACGGGCTGGACGTCCGGAACATCGTCCCAGTGCTGCGGATCGCGCAGATCGAGGAATTCAACATCGGGCACAGCATCGTCGCCCGCGCCCTGTTCCTGGGGCTGCCGGCCGCGGTGAGGGAAATCGCCGACCTGGTCCACGGAGCGTGACGTGAACGCGATCCTCGGGGTCGGCGTCGACATCGTGGACGTGTCGCGGGTGAAAAAGCTTCTGGAGCGGCACGGGGATCGTTTCCTTTCGCGTGTCTTCACGGAAGGCGAACGGAAGTACGCCATGGGCGGGGCGAATCCCGCCGAGCGGCTCGCGGGGCGCTTCGCCGTGAAGGAGGCGCTGCTCAAGGCGCTGGGCACGGGGAAGTCCCAGGGGATCCTGTGGGTGGACATCGAGACCCTGCGGGGAACCGCGGGGAAACCCGTCGTCCATCTGCACGGCCAGGCGGTCCGCTGGCTGAAGTGGAAGGGGGGCGGAGCCGTTCACGTTTCCATCGCCCACGACGGAGGAAACGCGATCGGGTTCGTCATCCTGGAAAAGGCCGGAGGAGCGAAGGAATGAAGGTGGCATCGGCGCGCCAGATGGCGGAACTGGACCGGGTGGCGATCCAGCATTACGGGATCCCCTCCCTCGTGTTGATGGAGAACGCCGGCAGGGCCTGCACCGACCGGATCCTGCGCCTCCTCGAGGAGAAGGTCGTCGCCCCGCAGGAAGCCTCCGTGGCGGTAGTCTGCGGCAAGGGGAACAACGGCGGCGACGGGATGGTGATCGCGCGCCACCTCCACAACCGGGGAGTATACGTGGAGGTCTTCCTGCTGGGGGAGACGGAGGAGCTGTCGAAGGACGCCGGAGCGCAGGCCGAGATCCTGAAGCGGATGGATCTGGAGATCCGGGTCATCCGGGACACGGAAGGGGTCGAGGACCTGCGGACCTACCTGGAGGAGGTCCACCTTTGCGTGGACGCCATCTTCGGAACCGGCATCTCGTCCCCGCTGTCCGGGACCGTGCGGGAGGTGGTGGAGGTGATCAACCTGTCGATGGCCACGGTGTTCGCCGTCGACATCCCCAGCGGCATCGACGCCTCCACGGGGCGGATCATGGGCGAGGCCATCCGGGCGGATTACACGGGCACGCTCGGGCTGCTCAAGCTCGGAAACGTGCTCCTTCCGGGCTCCATCCACTGCGGGGAGACCGAGATCTACGACATCGGGATCCCGTCGAGGGCGGTCTTCGAAGCCGAGATCAAGACCGAGACGCTCGAGGAGCAGGTCGTAAAGAGCATGCTTTCCGTTCGCCCCCCCGATTTCCATAAGGGGGACGCGGGCCGGGTCTACATCGTTGGCGGATCCCCCGGGATGACTGGCGCCCCCTGTCTCGCCGGGATGGCCGCGCTCCGGATGGGGGCCGGGCTGATCACGACGGCGGTGCCGGCGTCGCTGCGCCCGATCGTCGAGGCGAAGCAGATGGAAGTTATGTGCGCGGGGGTCCCGGATGGAGGCGGGGGATACTTCACGCCGGAGATGATCCCCGCGCTGCTGGAAACCATCGCGCGGGCCGACTTCGTCGTGATCGGCCCCGGACTCGGCATGACGGAGAGCATGTCTGCGTTCCTCAAGGAACTGCTCCCCCGGATCAAGGCCCCGTTCCTCCTCGACGCGGACGCGTTGAACGCGCTGGCCGGACAGCCGAACCTGCTCCAGAGCGCCGGCGCGCCGTGCATCATCACCCCGCACCCGGGGGAGATGTCGCGGCTGACGCAGGAATCCATCGACGCGATCGAGGCCCACCGGCTCGACTCGGCCCGGCACGTGGCGGAAGAGGAAAGGGTCACGGTGATCCTGAAGGGGGCACGGACGGTCGTGGCGACCCCCAAGGGAGACATCTTCATCAACACGTCCGGGAACCCGTACATGGCGTCGGGCGGCATGGGGGACGCTTTGACCGGCATGGTCGCCGCGCTCGCGTCCCAAGGGCTTTCTCCCACGGACGCGGCCTGCGCGGGAGTATTCCTCCACGGCCTGTCCGCGGACCTGCTGGTCCGGGACCATCCGATGACGCCGGTCACCGCGACCGATGTGATCGGGAACATCAAGGGCGCGCTGCAGCACACGCTCGACGAGGCGCCGCGCGAAGAGTGATTTTTCCGCTGCGTTCCGGGTCCCCCGAAGACACCTTCGAAATCGCCCGCATCCTGGGGGAGGAGCTCGTCCCCGGGGACGTGGTGGGGCTCACGGGCGACCTGGGCGCGGGAAAAACCTGCTTCTGCAAGGGGATCGGCGCCGCCCTGGGGATCCTTCCCGACAGGGTGGTCAGCCCCACCTTCACGATCGTCACCATGCACGAAGGGATCCCCTCCCTGGTCCACGTGGATGTATACCGGATCGACAGCCTGCGGGAGGCGGAGGAAATCGGACTGGACGAGACGCTGTCCGGCAGGGGGCACGCGGTCTGCGTCGTCGAATGGGCCGAAAAAATCAGCGGATTGTTGCCAACGGACTGCATCCGGGTTAAATTGACGATCTCCGGAGAGAGCGGCCGGGAAATCTCGGTTGCCGCCCCCGACACCCGGGGGCTCGACCGGTTCCGGTCCCGTACCAAACGTTTCCAGCCAGGAGGTTGAACCAGGCGATGGCACTCATCGTTCAGAAGTACGGCGGCACCTCGGTCGGGACCATCGAGA contains these protein-coding regions:
- the acpS gene encoding holo-ACP synthase, whose amino-acid sequence is MNAILGVGVDIVDVSRVKKLLERHGDRFLSRVFTEGERKYAMGGANPAERLAGRFAVKEALLKALGTGKSQGILWVDIETLRGTAGKPVVHLHGQAVRWLKWKGGGAVHVSIAHDGGNAIGFVILEKAGGAKE
- the tsaE gene encoding tRNA (adenosine(37)-N6)-threonylcarbamoyltransferase complex ATPase subunit type 1 TsaE, with amino-acid sequence MIFPLRSGSPEDTFEIARILGEELVPGDVVGLTGDLGAGKTCFCKGIGAALGILPDRVVSPTFTIVTMHEGIPSLVHVDVYRIDSLREAEEIGLDETLSGRGHAVCVVEWAEKISGLLPTDCIRVKLTISGESGREISVAAPDTRGLDRFRSRTKRFQPGG
- a CDS encoding pyridoxine 5'-phosphate synthase, which gives rise to MGKLLGVNIDHVATLRQARRGRDPEPAAAAAIAELHGADGITVHLREDRRHIQDRDLHVLKEVVTTRINLEMAATGEMARIALDLKPHSATLVPEKREEVTTEGGLDVAAQIDSLSGTIEALRKAGIVVSLFIDPEPEQVRASRRAGADAIEIHTGAYCGAFRDGRTDAELSRIRTAAAYAGSLGLRVLAGHGLDVRNIVPVLRIAQIEEFNIGHSIVARALFLGLPAAVREIADLVHGA
- a CDS encoding NAD(P)H-hydrate dehydratase, translating into MKVASARQMAELDRVAIQHYGIPSLVLMENAGRACTDRILRLLEEKVVAPQEASVAVVCGKGNNGGDGMVIARHLHNRGVYVEVFLLGETEELSKDAGAQAEILKRMDLEIRVIRDTEGVEDLRTYLEEVHLCVDAIFGTGISSPLSGTVREVVEVINLSMATVFAVDIPSGIDASTGRIMGEAIRADYTGTLGLLKLGNVLLPGSIHCGETEIYDIGIPSRAVFEAEIKTETLEEQVVKSMLSVRPPDFHKGDAGRVYIVGGSPGMTGAPCLAGMAALRMGAGLITTAVPASLRPIVEAKQMEVMCAGVPDGGGGYFTPEMIPALLETIARADFVVIGPGLGMTESMSAFLKELLPRIKAPFLLDADALNALAGQPNLLQSAGAPCIITPHPGEMSRLTQESIDAIEAHRLDSARHVAEEERVTVILKGARTVVATPKGDIFINTSGNPYMASGGMGDALTGMVAALASQGLSPTDAACAGVFLHGLSADLLVRDHPMTPVTATDVIGNIKGALQHTLDEAPREE